In one Parambassis ranga chromosome 6, fParRan2.1, whole genome shotgun sequence genomic region, the following are encoded:
- the tekt3 gene encoding tektin-3, producing the protein MELMGSTLTATYARPKTSHFLPAISTMASSYRNTQLAPTMSHGANLWRTSSAAIPSSSVQRENLDLVRAKTMFYPSNRSVLTTRYTPDDWYKSNNNYYRESELSRKSAERLRKDTIRLMQEKEQLTRWTQEATSKNIGERLNDIVFWKSELSHEIDNMVTEIAALSEVKRRLERALAETEGPLQVSQECLYHREKRMSIDLVHDGVEKDLIKEVEVIKSCQERMRRHLERAVAQLASNRAAQHELERDMSDKVTAQRIDDRCHHLRNTSDGIGYYRGIDRLDPSISLPDSWSKFSDDNILHSQSERATSHKLRDEIEILLSTTSNEMWNQFNNVNVSFTSRISETADTKNSLQTHLAKTLQEIFQTEMLIESLKKALRDKECPLKVAQTRLEERTRRPNVELCRDNPHHRLVNEVREIEDTIHKLRERLMEAEGTLQTLVKTKVHLEHDLSIKANSLFLDQEKCMSMRKSFPSMPRLVGYT; encoded by the exons ATGGAGCTGATGGGATCCACCCTGACAGCCACCTATGCTCGGCCAAAGACCAGCCACTTCCTCCCCGCCATCTCCACCATGGCATCCAGCTACCGCAACACCCAGCTGGCCCCGACCATGAGTCACGGTGCCAATCTGTGGAGGACCAGCAGTGCTGCCATCCCATCCTCGTCTGTGCAGCGAGAGAATTTAGACCTGGTCCGAGCCAAGACCATGTTCTACCCGTCCAACAGGAGCGTGCTGACCACCCGCTACACCCCGGATGACTGGTACAAGTCCAACAACAACTACTACCGGGAGTCTGAGCTGTCCCGAAAGAGTGCGGAGAGGCTGAGGAAGGACACCATCCGGCTGATGCAGGAAAAGGAGCAGCTGACCAGATGGACACAGGAAGCGACCAGCAAGAACATCGGCGAGAGGCTCAATGACATCGTCTTCTGGAAGTCTGAGCTGAGCCACGAGATTGACAACATGGTGACAGAGATAGCAGCACTCAGCGAGGTCAAGAGGAGGCTGGAGAGAGCCTTAGCAGAGACAGAGGGGCCCCTTCAG GTGTCTCAAGAGTGTTTGTACCACAGAGAGAAGCGGATGTCCATCGATCTGGTACATGACGGCGTAGAGAAAGACCTCATAAAG GAAGTAGAGGTCATAAAGTCATGTCAGGAAAGGATGAGGAGACACTTGGAGAGAGCCGTCGCTCAGCTGGC GTCGAACCGAGCAGCCCAGCACGAGCTCGAAAGAGACATGAGCGACAAAGTGACCGCTCAGAGGATCGATGACAGGTGTCACCATCTGAGGAACACGTCAGACGGCATCGGCTACTACAGAGGGATCGACAGGCTGGACCCTTC AATCTCTCTGCCCGACTCCTGGTCCAAGTTCTCCGATGACAACATCCTGCACTCCCAGAGCGAGCGCGCCACCTCCCACAAGCTCCGGGACGAGATAGAAATCCTGCTCAGCACCACGTCCAATGAAATGTGGAACCAGTTCAACAACGTCAACGTTTCCTTCACCAGCCGCATCTCCGAGACCGCCGACACCAAgaacagcctgcagacacacctgGCTAAG ACTCTGCAGGAGATCTTCCAGACTGAGATGCTGATCGAGTCTCTGAAGAAAGCCCTTAGAGACAAAGAGTGTCCACTCAAAGTGGCCCAAACCCGGCTGGAGGAGAGGACCCGCAGGCCTAACGTGGAGCTCTGCAGGGACAACCCGCACCACAG GCTCGTGAACGAGGTGAGGGAGATCGAGGACACCATCCACAAACTCCGCGAGCGGCTGATGGAGGCAGAAGGCACTCTGCAGACTCTGGTCAAGACCAAAGTGCACCTGGAACATGACCTGTCCATCAAGGCCAACTCTCTCTTCTTGGACCAGGAGAAGTGCATGAGCATGCGCAAGAGCTTTCCCAGCATGCCGCGCCTGGTGGGCTACACTTAA
- the pmp22b gene encoding peripheral myelin protein 22b, which produces MLLLLLGIIFLHVAALVLLFVSTIVSVWTTSETHTSDLWNNCTTYNEEVHCNPASAGEWIQSVQALMILSIIFSCLSLILFFCQLFTLQKGGRFFLTGTFQIFASLFVMSAAIIYTVMSSAWVPPMNSFGYSYILAWVAFPLALISGLIYVILRKRE; this is translated from the exons atgctgctcctcctgctgggaATCATCTTCCTGCACGTCGCTGCTCTGGTTCTCCTGTTCGTCTCCACAATTGTCAGC GTGTGGACGACGAGTGAAACCCACACCTCAGACCTGTGGAATAACTGCACCACCTACAATGAAGAGGTCCACTGTAACCCGGCCTCAGCTGGAG AGTGGATCCAGTCGGTCCAGGCTCTCATGATCCTGTCCATCATCTTCAGCTGCCTGtccctcatcctcttcttctgccAGCTCTTCACGCTGCAGAAGGGCGGACGCTTCTTCCTCACCGGAACCTTCCAGATCTTTGCAA gtttGTTTGTGATGAGCGCAGCCATCATCTACACGGTGATGAGTTCGGCGTGGGTGCCGCCCATGAACTCCTTCGGCTACTCCTACATCCTGGCGTGGGTGGCCTTCCCTTTGGCGCTGATCAGCGGACTCATCTACGTCATCTTGAGGAAGCGAGAATGA